The Canis lupus familiaris isolate Mischka breed German Shepherd chromosome 14, alternate assembly UU_Cfam_GSD_1.0, whole genome shotgun sequence DNA window ACCCCGCGTCAAAAAACGCCTACCAAATGCTTTCTCGTTTGGACCCAGACTCCAGTTCCGGAGGTGAGCGCGTTGTACTAATttggtggggcagggggaaggataGTGACCTTGGGTGGGCTCTTAAGCACGTGGAAAGGAGATTCCCCAAGATAGGATTGATTATGCGTTAGGGGTTTTCTGCCCCCCAAGAGGCACTTCTGTGCCTGGACCGTATACCGGTGACTAGGTTGTCCTCGGAATGAGGTCTTTGAGATTTGGGAACCCAGGGGGGTAGAGAAGTGCGTGTTTCTGCAATTTTCTTGAATCGTTAAAAGAATTGCAATCACAAGGATTGTTCTGTCAGATGCCTTGGTTTGCGTACGTTTCATAGCTCATGTGGTTTGTTTGCCgaagcaagttttatttttcaagctgCTCGTCTTGCTCGTttaaagcagagagggagaaaaaacagTTGTTATAGTACGTTATTTCTCTACCAGAataacttactcatttttttttccccctcagcaGTCTGGTAGCCGGATCCCCTAGGAGGAGAAGTAGTAAAGCGGTAAGAAGAAAGCATTTCAGTTTGGAACACCTAACTTGCACCTGGAAATGGGGAATGGACTGTCAGACCAGACTTCTATCTTGTCCAGCCTGCCTTCATTTCAGTCCTTTCACATTGTTATTCTGGGTTTGGACTGTGCCGGAAAGACGACTGTATTATATAGGCTGCAGTTCAATGAATTTGTAAATACTGTACCTACCAAAGGATTTAACACTGAAAAAATTAAGGTAACCTTGGGAAATTCTAAAACAGTCACTTTTCACTTCTGGGATGTAGGTGGCCAGGAGAAACTAAGGCCACTGTGGAAGTCCTATACCAGATGCACAGATGGCATCGTGTTTGTTGTGGACTCTGTTGATGTTGAAAGAATGGAAGAAGCCAAAACTGAACTTCATAAAATAACCAGGATATCAGAAAATCAGGGAGTCCCTGTACTTATCGTTGCTAACAAACAGGACCTGAGGAACTCACTGTCTCTGTCAGAAATTGAGAAATTGTTAGCAATGGGTGAACTGAGCTCATCAACTCCCTGGCATTTACAGCCCACCTGTGCAATCATAGGAGATGGACTAAAGGAAGGACTTGAGAAACTACATGATAtgataattaaaagaagaaaaatgttgcggcaacagaaaaagaaaagatgaatggtGATCCTTTTTATATCTGTGTGGAGTAGGTTTTCTCTGGTCTGATGTTGACAAATGGAAGAGTGTCTACAGCCTGGTTTGCCCGCCTGCCCTCCTGGATGCTGATAAAGCTTTGTTTTGTTGAACAATCCGATGCCCAACTCTTTTGCCTTGTGGAAAATGAGTAAATGCAGTGCTTCTTAAAATGGTCTCTTCTCCCTACCCCACAAAGCTTTTGGTACTACCATTCTGGGAAGCCAAGCATGGATAGTTTATTGACCAGAAAACAGTTGTGGAAATTTGACCTGAAGTTAGTGAAATAAAACTTTGAAGAATGTCTGCCTAGTGTTTTGTCCTTACATCTTGTGGGGGGACGCCTTTACGAGGAAATAGCATATGAGGCTTTGTATGTTAAGATAAAATGCTAATGGATGGAAATGTTAAGATAGATTAATATATATACAGTTATATCGATCACATTGGTCCAACCAGTAAGGGATAAAGAAAGAagtgtttgcttttttaagttttggccaaatgaattttgacattttctggAATCCAATGATGTAATGCTATATCTTAATTCTAGACAATGTTTAAGTTGGTCtaacttgaaataataaaaataagatattgggGGCATATTCAAGTGCATGGATTAGTTTTCCTGACAATGCATGTTTCGGTGTgtagttttttactttttagaagtaGCTATGCATCTTTCTCCATGGTCAGGTTTAAAACTCTTTTTTGGGGATTTAGGGCTGTTACAGAAATAGTTTATTATCAGAAGCACTTTCACTCGAAGAACCTAAAATAATTTACTTGATTCTTTTATATAGTAAATTAGGGCATGTAGACTAATAAATGCGTATGCTTGGTATATGTATGGATTTATGAAGAAAGCAATTGAGGGATTCAGTCAAGAGGACATAATTACAATACATAGTTTCTAAGGTAATTCCAGtggtaaaatatttgttttattgatcCTTGCTGGCTGAACACAGATgtggtttcatatatttttgtagtGTTTTGGGAGGAGCAGAAGCTTTATAATCAACACTTGATGCACTGTGGAGTGAAAATGTAAGAGATATCCTGTAAGTGCTCTGagctttaattttttgtttacaaTCTAAGCAGTGTTATGTGGGCCGTCCAGTCCTGATTATAAGGTGGGAAGAAATGAGGCAGTACTGCAGATAAGAATTATGATTCTAGAAAATGAAGGGGAAAGTAGCAAAGCTATGTTTTGTGAAAATTCGCTGGTGCCGTTTACCCTGGAATCCAAAAAGCCCCTGTAAATTAAAAGGACAACCCTTTGCCTAATTCTTATCTATAAGCAAGGACTTACTTCCAGTGGTCATATATTATTAGCAAATCAGcataatttttgtgtgtatagcCAACAGCTGTTTGTTCTAAAGATAACCAAAAGAACTGCACTTTGCTAgcagggttttgttttgatttggggTTTCTGTTTTGAGGGTTTGTTCTGTTAAGTTTTTGGAACCTTGATTCTTGTTACACACAAAACGAAGTAGCTTCCTGTGGAGCTTTCATTGTTAAATGTACTGCACTAGTGACAGTCACTtagaatgtttatatttataaaaatgtggaTAATTACCAATAAACTACTGGAGGCACTAGGAGAACAGTGTTTGAGTTTTAATGTATTTCCATTTGGTAAAGCTTTTAATTAGGTGTGCAAAAACATCTGACAGCTGGGTTTACATAGTCCCATAGTAGGTTGGGTTTTCCTCAAGTCTGACATTGCACCAAAGGCTGTTTTCCGGAagaactcttttttgtttttaactttcactAAATGAAATCATGATGCATACTCTAATCACTAAATGTATGATGGATTAATAAGGCttgctgaaaaaacaaaaaacaaaatcagtgaaTGGGTTTAGATATTTAGCACACTTGTACTTTTTATATACTTGCTGTATGAAATAGTACTGTTTTAACTATCTCTTGAAAGTTTAAATGTTTGATCCTTATTTTGTAGCCTAAGAATTTGATGAGCCAATCCACGCTAAGTGTTTTCATATTTAGCACACAACtataacaacaaagaaaatggtGTGTACACTCTACTAGCTTTGAtgtataaaacacattttcaactCCAAAACTGGTcgtaatattttccattttgctaAGGAGTCTTCCTAAAATACATCCTGAAGAGTTTAGCAGTGTTTTTATATCTAGTTTTTTATTAAGGTACGACTTTTCCAaagtatatttctaaaatattttcttatatttaggaTGATTTTGTTTAATATCCAATATTAATCAAGAACCAGATAGCTCTAAATTCAAACTATTATCAAAGATAAGTTAAATATAAAGAAGTCTGGGGTTATTCCTAAATGGATTATAGACACTTGGGGAAAAAAGTTGTGTAGTTTATGTAGCCAGCATAGGTTCCCTAAGAATcatggaaaaatgaataaatccttgGAAGGTGAAAAGTGAAATTACTAGTAAAAATAAGTGTATGTAGAGGGGGAATTACTAGTCTGTAAAAGCATGATGGTTTCTCAACAGAGGGAAAGACCTAGACgtagaatgtttttgtttgtacAAGGCATTTGACACCTAAACCATGTTTGATTAATAATTCATAGTGACCTGGAAGGAGGTCTTTGGTAGACTGTTTCAGGGTTCTAGTTAATACAAGAATTTCATCagtaatgaaaatacaacagtttCTTCAATgataacaaaagacaaaaaatatttgatttttaaaaaacttttggcGATGTAACAGTCAACATTTAGGTAATACAAATTGGAACTTTGAATATTCCATCATTTGAAGTTGGAATTTTACATTTAAGGTTTAAATTTAGCAGAAGACTCTTAAATGAATAGTAGTGATGCTTGtataacattgtgaatgtacttaatgccactgagttGTGCATCCAAAAgtagttaaaatagtaaattttgtgtatatcttaccacaaaaaacttaaaatactaaatatacaCTTAGTTTAAAAGAATCAGCCAAAAGTAGAGTCAGGGCATCCTAATTTAGAGATCAGATTCAGTTACAAATTTTACGGAAGATTGAGTTATCTGAAGCTTAATatgaatgggatgcctgggtggctcagttgggtgtctgactcgtttcagcttaggtcatgatcacgggATCATAGGATTGTATTCCTCAttggtctctgctcagtggggaatctgtttgagagcgtctccttctcctgccccccaccctgctctagtgtgcattctctcaaataaaataaatctttaaaaaaacttgatATGAAAAATATAGCATGATAAACTAATAATCATAAAGTTAATATTAAAACATGATAATCAGAGAGAATAGTCTCAACAAACCACAGCTGAAGTATGTATTAAATTCTCCATATGCAAGTTAGAAACAGGAATAGCTACATGGAAAGCTAGTTTAGGAGGACAAGTATGCTACCTAAAAACAACAGGAGATTTGGAGTGAGatttggattcaaatcctgactctccCACTATTCACTTGTGACCTTTTGGCATGTACTTTGAAACTTCTCATGATGTGAATGCCCTCCTGGGAAAATGAAGACTGTCACATAGAATTTTGAGAGGATTGGGTGAAATTATGTAAACTACTTAGTGCCTCACCAATTCGcaactcaataaatggtagctattattgtTAATTGGTATGGATTAGTAGGTGTTGAGAGGCAGTTGATAATGGCTATAGAAATTCAGATTTGGACCTTAGATCCACCATGCACTACTTTCATTTTGGACAATTTATTTGCCCTCAGCCTTAGTTTCTTCACTGGTAAACTGAGGCAGATGCCTGCTGTTTGAGTTTAATTGCCTAAAAGGATTAGATGAAACAGTATGATATTTAGTgagtacctgacacatagtaaacaTTTAATGGATATTTGCtattaatagaatattttctgacagatgtatttaaagaaaacttattttgtaGGGGAACGTGACACAaaaagctcttaatttttttttaaattttatttatttattcatgagaggcagagacacaggcagaggaagaagcaggctccatgcagggagcccgacgtgggacttgatcccgggaccccggggtcacaccctgagctgaagtcagcgctaaaccgctgggccacccaggctgccttttttttttttttttttttttttttttagcattcctGCATCATGGTATGAAATGGGAACTTGGTGGAACTTGGGAAAGACTAAACATACTGAATTCTCTTGGTATCTGGGTCATTTCCATAAATTTCTAAAGCACCAGTCTATTTTAGCACAATATAATCTCACCTTCCCTtgtaagaaacaaacaaaattttaaaacatggttaTTTTTTGGTATAGACACAAATCAAAATAGAATACTTCACAGCAGAAATTAAACATCTGGAACCGTGTACACTGTTCAAACTGCCTCAAGATTGTTATCAATTTTCAGATTTTACCTAATGATAAGTAGGGATCTGTATGCTGACCCTTTGGAAACTTGTCAGTATTTGTGGACATATCTGGTAGTGTGGTGATAATGTGTTTGCTAGATGGATATGTGTGCTGTGTTATTTTCCAGTTAGTTTCAGTTTGGGGccatatttttatgtgttctgCTTATGTTTTGCTGAGGTTGAGATTACTGACATTAGGTGTTGGGTTATAAACAAGTTGGGTAGAATATCCTGGATTATTAGCCAAAATAAACCCATACTTTCTTTGGCTGTCTCTTCTCTGAGTCTGtaataaggaagaaattaaagcagTGCCAAAATAGAAGTACTATCTGGATCGTtgtccccaccccttcccttcctgtttGAAGACTAACAGGTaatgcagctgtgtgtgtgtgtgtgtgtgtgtgtgtgtgtgtgtgtgtgtggtgtgcacaTGCGCTGTATTTACCTCCTCTAAGTGATTGAGACCGGTATCGGTTaacacagtggttctcaaagtgtagtcccTGGACCAGAAGTATTAGCATTACCGAGAAACTTGCTAGAAATGCTGATTCTGAGGGTCTATTCTAGACCTATGAATATAAAAGTTTGGGATTTAGCCCATCAGGTGATTCTGATTTTCGTTAAAGTTAACCATTGAGTTTAACAGAAAATCCAGTCACttatcatgttaaaaaaaaaaaaaaaaaaaaagaattaagataaaTAATTCCAGTACCATAAGATTCAAGCCTTTTTTAAACATGCTTTTTTCAAAAGCATGATGTTTGATTTATAGTAGGTGTCTAGTGAAACCTAGTTGAATGAACTTTAGTCAAGCCAGCAGAAACACTCTTTTAAATGTcatcttataaatttatttttatacatgtacatataaacaaaaaaagagagcttTGCTTGTATACTATATGCTAAATAT harbors:
- the ARL4A gene encoding ADP-ribosylation factor-like protein 4A, yielding MGNGLSDQTSILSSLPSFQSFHIVILGLDCAGKTTVLYRLQFNEFVNTVPTKGFNTEKIKVTLGNSKTVTFHFWDVGGQEKLRPLWKSYTRCTDGIVFVVDSVDVERMEEAKTELHKITRISENQGVPVLIVANKQDLRNSLSLSEIEKLLAMGELSSSTPWHLQPTCAIIGDGLKEGLEKLHDMIIKRRKMLRQQKKKR